The following are encoded together in the Juglans microcarpa x Juglans regia isolate MS1-56 chromosome 2D, Jm3101_v1.0, whole genome shotgun sequence genome:
- the LOC121249720 gene encoding zinc finger protein ZAT4-like, with product MDKLRICEICNKRLANGKAMGGHMRSHLAKLPIPPKPVQQHDNSAAAESTQPSPSPSSSSSLNFHSRKNPMQSYPSLKRRLHLVANSGSESDAESQPAKKPTRRRSKRCRKTVVPLAESPLEPEQVSSVSDTFSEEEGALCLIMLSRDKGSTKGKEKVQEVVEGIVDDHEDEDHEGTDNYPCHIRTSRQRVKFSCEMCSKVFRSYQALGGHKASHKKNKKQFHEEDFKEGNGPRISSHGGCVVDQRQFECPYCSKVFESGQALGGHKKVHLSNLGNARNATKPRHKLIDLNLPAPVDEDEVNGQLVYLSSTVPNADQL from the coding sequence ATGGACAAGCTCAGAATCTGCGAGATCTGTAACAAGCGCCTAGCCAATGGTAAGGCCATGGGGGGCCACATGAGATCTCATCTCGCCAAACTTCCAATCCCTCCCAAACCAGTACAACAGCATGACAACTCAGCTGCCGCCGAGTCAACTCagccatctccatctccatcctcATCCTCTTCTCTCAACTTCCACTCCAGAAAGAATCCCATGCAGTCCTATCCATCCCTCAAGCGCAGGCTCCATCTCGTTGCAAACTCCGGCAGCGAAAGCGATGCAGAGTCTCAACCGGCCAAGAAACCAACTCGTAGAAGATCAAAGCGTTGCCGTAAGACAGTCGTACCACTCGCCGAGTCGCCACTCGAGCCCGAACAGGTGAGTTCAGTCTCTGACACTTTCTCTGAAGAAGAGGGGGCTCTGTGTCTTATAATGCTTTCTAGGGATAAAGGATCgacaaaagggaaagaaaaagttcAAGAAGTAGTCGAAGGAATCGTCGATGATCATGAAGACGAAGATCACGAGGGTACTGATAATTATCCCTGCCATATTCGCACGTCACGGCAACGGGTAAAGTTCAGTTGCGAGATGTGCAGTAAAGTGTTTCGGTCTTATCAGGCTCTTGGCGGTCACAAAGCGAGccataagaaaaataagaagcaGTTCCATGAAGAGGATTTCAAAGAAGGTAATGGACCCAGAATTAGTAGCCATGGCGGTTGTGTGGTGGATCAGAGACAGTTTGAATGCCCATATTGTTCGAAGGTGTTCGAGTCTGGTCAAGCATTGGGCGGGCACAAGAAGGTCCACCTCTCCAACTTAGGTAACGCTAGAAATGCTACTAAACCTCGACACAAGTTGATCGATCTTAATTTACCGGCGCCGGTTGACGAAGATGAAGTTAACGGCCAGCTGGTTTACCTCTCAAGTACGGTGCCAAATGCAGATCA